Proteins found in one Promicromonospora sukumoe genomic segment:
- a CDS encoding MarR family winged helix-turn-helix transcriptional regulator, with product MPTPESAATAAELRTAMGKLTRRVKHEDRIPLGQVAVLGALDRDGAMTTSDLAADQRVRPQSMARVVGLLMEQDLITRRAHPTDGRKSLVELSDAGRAALEAERGRRAGWLAGAIEAELTDEEQVLLARSAALLERLAAH from the coding sequence GTGCCCACCCCGGAGTCCGCCGCCACCGCCGCAGAGCTGCGCACCGCGATGGGCAAGCTCACCCGGCGCGTCAAGCACGAGGACCGCATCCCGCTCGGCCAGGTCGCGGTGCTCGGCGCCCTCGACCGGGACGGCGCCATGACCACCAGCGACCTCGCCGCCGACCAGCGCGTACGCCCGCAGTCGATGGCCCGGGTGGTAGGGCTCTTGATGGAGCAGGACCTGATCACGCGGCGCGCGCACCCCACGGACGGCCGCAAGTCGCTGGTGGAGCTGTCGGACGCGGGCCGCGCCGCGCTCGAGGCCGAGCGCGGCCGCCGGGCGGGCTGGCTCGCCGGGGCCATCGAGGCCGAGCTCACGGACGAGGAGCAGGTGCTGCTGGCCCGGAGCGCGGCGCTGCTGGAGCGGCTCGCCGCCCACTAG
- the eno gene encoding phosphopyruvate hydratase translates to MSAIKTVTARRILDSRGNPTVEVDVVLTDGSLGRAAVPSGASTGTREAVELRDGDPARWHGKGVDRAVAHVNGEIAAAVRGRDAADQAGLDAALVALDGTTTKSRLGANSVLGVSLATAKAAAAARRQPLYRYLGGDGAHLLPLPMTNIVNGGAHADNPLDFQEFMIVPVGADTFAEAVRMGSEVFHTLRRDLLAAGHSTGVGDEGGFAPALRTAEEALDFVMAAVERSGYRPGADIGLVMDPASSEFFRDGVYDYAGEGVRRAPAQHADYLEGLIDAYPVLSIEDPMAEDDLDGWRDLTARVGDRCQLTGDDVFCTNEALVREGIRTGVGNSVLVKVNQIGTLTEVLATVGAAHEAGWTVVMSHRSGETEDTTIADLAVATGCGQIKTGSLSRSDRTAKYNQLLRIEEELGERARFAGRSALLRA, encoded by the coding sequence ATCAGCGCCATCAAGACCGTCACCGCGCGCCGGATCCTCGACAGCCGGGGCAACCCCACGGTCGAGGTCGACGTCGTCCTGACGGACGGCTCCCTGGGGCGCGCGGCGGTCCCCTCCGGGGCCTCCACGGGCACCCGCGAGGCCGTGGAGCTGCGCGACGGCGACCCCGCGCGCTGGCACGGCAAGGGTGTGGACCGCGCGGTGGCCCACGTCAACGGCGAGATCGCGGCGGCGGTGCGCGGCCGGGACGCGGCGGACCAGGCGGGTCTCGACGCCGCACTGGTCGCCCTCGACGGCACGACGACGAAGTCCCGGCTCGGCGCCAACTCGGTCCTCGGCGTCTCGCTCGCCACCGCGAAGGCCGCCGCCGCGGCCCGCCGTCAGCCCCTGTACCGGTACCTCGGCGGCGACGGGGCCCACCTGCTGCCGCTGCCGATGACGAACATCGTCAACGGCGGCGCCCACGCCGACAACCCGCTGGACTTCCAGGAGTTCATGATCGTGCCGGTGGGCGCGGACACCTTCGCCGAGGCCGTCCGCATGGGCAGCGAGGTCTTCCACACGCTGCGCCGCGACCTGCTCGCGGCCGGGCACTCCACGGGCGTCGGCGACGAGGGCGGCTTCGCCCCCGCGCTGCGCACCGCGGAGGAGGCGCTCGACTTCGTCATGGCCGCCGTCGAGCGGTCCGGCTACCGGCCCGGCGCGGACATCGGGCTGGTCATGGACCCGGCGTCGTCGGAGTTCTTCCGCGACGGCGTCTACGACTACGCGGGCGAGGGCGTGCGGCGCGCGCCCGCCCAGCACGCCGACTACCTGGAAGGGCTGATCGACGCCTACCCGGTGCTCTCGATCGAGGACCCGATGGCCGAGGACGACCTGGACGGCTGGCGCGACCTCACCGCCCGGGTCGGCGACCGCTGCCAGCTCACCGGCGACGACGTGTTCTGCACGAACGAGGCCCTGGTGCGCGAGGGCATCCGCACCGGCGTCGGCAACTCGGTGCTGGTCAAGGTGAACCAGATCGGCACGCTCACCGAGGTGCTCGCGACCGTGGGCGCCGCCCACGAGGCGGGCTGGACGGTCGTCATGTCGCACCGGTCGGGCGAGACGGAGGACACGACCATCGCGGACCTGGCGGTCGCGACCGGCTGCGGCCAGATCAAGACCGGCTCGCTCTCGCGCTCCGACCGCACCGCGAAGTACAACCAGCTCCTCCGGATCGAGGAGGAGCTGGGGGAGAGGGCGCGCTTCGCGGGGCGCTCCGCACTGCTCCGGGCGTGA
- a CDS encoding TetR family transcriptional regulator: protein MDDDAPHRGTLRARRIARTRQLLVETALPAFGELGYDRVTVDWLCDRAEVSRRTFFRYFEGKEDLALTPLNDVWRALIADLDTTLTRGGPLLDILCDALVAAVERMPPGWERLAVLSTRLTDATPAVDAAALLTCERFTRSTLDALTARLAGQENADLLARVVCAATIAVHRTAVDRWQSAPDAERTATRAELCALLRAGFADARPALAIELPDPAA from the coding sequence ATGGACGACGACGCACCGCATCGCGGGACCCTCCGCGCACGGCGCATCGCCCGCACCCGGCAGCTCCTGGTGGAGACCGCGCTGCCGGCGTTCGGCGAGCTCGGCTACGACCGGGTGACGGTGGACTGGCTGTGCGACCGGGCCGAGGTCTCCCGGCGCACGTTCTTCCGCTACTTCGAGGGCAAGGAAGACCTCGCCCTGACGCCGCTCAACGACGTCTGGCGCGCCCTGATCGCCGACCTCGACACCACGCTGACCCGCGGCGGGCCCCTGCTCGACATCCTGTGCGACGCGCTCGTCGCCGCCGTCGAGCGCATGCCGCCGGGGTGGGAGCGGCTGGCCGTGCTCAGCACGCGCCTGACCGACGCCACCCCGGCGGTCGACGCCGCCGCCCTCCTGACCTGCGAACGCTTCACCCGGAGCACCCTCGACGCGCTCACCGCACGCCTGGCCGGCCAGGAGAACGCCGACCTGCTGGCCCGCGTCGTGTGCGCCGCCACGATCGCCGTGCACCGCACGGCCGTCGACCGCTGGCAGTCCGCCCCCGACGCCGAGCGCACGGCGACCCGGGCCGAGCTGTGCGCGCTGCTGCGCGCCGGGTTCGCGGACGCACGGCCGGCGCTGGCGATCGAGCTCCCGGACCCCGCGGCCTGA
- a CDS encoding zinc-binding dehydrogenase produces the protein MLAWTIDHTSASLLALREVPEPVPGPHEAVVEVRAFAPNHGDLEGLAGLPDGHVPGWDAAGVVVAEAADGTGPRRGETVVSLGADGAWAERRLVTAESVGLAPAGADPRDMSVVPVAATSALRGLRRLGSVLGRRVLVLGGTTAVGLFAVQLAARSGAHVVATTRDPARHELLLRLGAREVVASPAELDGPVAGGLDLVGGPGLVEAFARLRPGGTLVALGHAAGQAETFPYGALFGNDALHDRSLTTFFLGAEPDLGPDFAWLAGEIHEERLDPVVSAVRPWDELPAAFADGSTREPGKTVLTLG, from the coding sequence ATGCTCGCCTGGACCATTGACCACACGTCGGCCTCCCTGCTCGCCCTGCGGGAGGTGCCCGAACCCGTACCCGGCCCGCACGAGGCCGTCGTCGAGGTGCGGGCGTTCGCGCCCAACCACGGCGACCTGGAGGGGCTGGCCGGCCTGCCGGACGGGCACGTGCCCGGCTGGGACGCCGCGGGCGTGGTGGTCGCCGAGGCCGCCGACGGGACCGGCCCGCGCCGGGGCGAGACGGTCGTCTCGCTGGGGGCCGACGGCGCCTGGGCCGAGCGGCGTCTCGTGACCGCGGAGTCGGTCGGGCTCGCCCCGGCCGGCGCCGACCCGCGGGACATGAGCGTCGTGCCGGTCGCGGCCACGAGCGCGCTGCGCGGCCTGCGCCGGCTCGGCTCGGTGCTCGGCCGCCGGGTGCTCGTGCTGGGCGGCACCACCGCGGTCGGGCTGTTCGCCGTGCAGCTCGCGGCGCGCAGCGGCGCCCACGTGGTGGCGACGACGCGGGACCCGGCCCGCCACGAGCTGCTCCTGCGGCTCGGTGCCCGCGAGGTCGTGGCCTCGCCGGCCGAGCTCGACGGCCCGGTGGCCGGGGGTCTCGACCTCGTGGGCGGGCCCGGGCTGGTCGAGGCCTTCGCGCGGCTGCGGCCCGGCGGCACGCTCGTCGCGCTCGGTCACGCCGCCGGCCAGGCCGAGACCTTCCCCTACGGCGCCCTGTTCGGCAACGACGCCCTGCACGACCGGTCGCTGACGACGTTCTTCCTGGGCGCGGAACCGGACCTCGGCCCGGACTTCGCCTGGCTCGCCGGCGAGATCCACGAGGAGCGGCTCGACCCGGTGGTCTCGGCCGTGCGGCCCTGGGACGAGCTGCCGGCGGCCTTCGCGGACGGGAGCACCCGCGAGCCGGGCAAGACCGTGCTGACGCTCGGCTGA
- a CDS encoding alpha/beta fold hydrolase yields MVAIHHRFTDVDGHRIFYREAGPADAPTVVLLHGYPTSSHMFRALIPRLAEHYHVVAPDHLGFGLSDAPGVDEFDYTFDALARITAGVLSNLGVTRYAIYVQDYGAPIGWRLALANPGAITAIVSQNGNAYEEGFVESFWTDVWAWGHQQDERTESAVRFALSREAIRWQYLHGVPDPTLVDPGTWEHDVALVSRPGNDLVQLRLFRDYSTNRPLYPRLQQYFRDSQVPLLAVWGENDEIFGPAGAKAFATDLPDARIALLDGGHFLLESALDEVSALILDFLETTLAR; encoded by the coding sequence ATGGTCGCCATCCATCACCGGTTCACCGACGTGGACGGACACCGGATCTTCTACCGCGAGGCGGGGCCGGCGGACGCGCCCACGGTCGTCCTGCTGCACGGCTACCCGACGAGCTCGCACATGTTCCGCGCCCTGATCCCCCGGCTCGCCGAGCACTACCACGTCGTGGCGCCCGACCACCTCGGCTTCGGCCTGTCGGACGCCCCCGGCGTCGACGAGTTCGACTACACGTTCGACGCGCTCGCGCGGATCACCGCCGGGGTCCTGTCGAACCTGGGCGTCACGCGGTACGCGATCTACGTCCAGGACTACGGCGCGCCGATCGGCTGGCGCCTCGCGCTGGCGAACCCGGGCGCGATCACCGCGATCGTCAGCCAGAACGGCAACGCCTACGAGGAGGGGTTCGTCGAGAGCTTCTGGACGGACGTGTGGGCGTGGGGGCACCAGCAGGACGAGCGGACGGAGTCCGCCGTGCGCTTCGCCCTGAGCCGCGAGGCGATCCGGTGGCAGTACCTGCACGGCGTGCCCGACCCCACGCTGGTGGACCCGGGTACCTGGGAGCACGACGTCGCGCTGGTGTCCCGCCCGGGCAACGACCTGGTCCAGCTCCGGCTCTTCCGGGACTACAGCACGAACCGGCCGCTGTACCCCCGGCTGCAGCAGTACTTCCGCGACTCCCAGGTCCCGCTGCTGGCCGTGTGGGGCGAGAACGACGAGATCTTCGGCCCCGCCGGCGCGAAGGCCTTCGCCACGGACCTGCCCGACGCGCGGATCGCCCTGCTGGACGGCGGGCACTTCCTGCTCGAGTCCGCCCTCGACGAGGTCTCCGCCCTGATCCTCGACTTCCTCGAGACGACCCTCGCCCGATGA
- a CDS encoding CGNR zinc finger domain-containing protein produces MDVVTRDDEDLLLDLLNTAPVVDGERVDELADPEAAARWAVARDGAGTADEVAALRRVRDAVDDAVRDGSGPQALAADVERVVVRPRVRDGAVRWELEAPAGERLAARALLAWVAIGERHPGRLRPCANPECRRFLLDRSNANTARWCSMALCGNRFKARRHYQRARVAGQ; encoded by the coding sequence ATGGACGTGGTCACCCGGGACGACGAGGACCTGCTGCTGGACCTGCTGAACACGGCGCCCGTCGTCGACGGCGAGCGGGTCGACGAGCTCGCCGACCCCGAGGCCGCCGCGCGCTGGGCCGTGGCCCGCGACGGGGCAGGAACTGCCGACGAGGTCGCGGCGCTCCGGCGCGTCCGCGACGCGGTCGACGACGCCGTCCGCGACGGCTCGGGCCCGCAGGCGCTCGCGGCCGACGTCGAGCGGGTCGTGGTGCGACCCCGGGTGCGTGACGGCGCGGTGCGCTGGGAGCTGGAGGCGCCCGCGGGGGAGCGGCTCGCGGCGCGGGCGCTGCTCGCCTGGGTGGCGATCGGCGAGCGGCACCCGGGCCGGCTGCGGCCGTGCGCGAACCCCGAGTGCCGCCGCTTCCTGCTCGACCGCAGCAACGCCAACACCGCCCGCTGGTGCTCGATGGCGCTGTGCGGCAACCGGTTCAAGGCGCGGCGCCACTACCAGCGGGCGCGCGTCGCCGGGCAGTAG
- a CDS encoding ester cyclase codes for MPDFDPREFYHRYIEALNAHDFDRMDEFVHDEIVMHSRPSSRAELVEQLHSISGPVPDMHWEIDEILVSGDWIGARVINTGTPVQEWLGVAPTGKGFEIAEYGIYTVRDGRFSTMSALHDEETLRKQLVG; via the coding sequence ATGCCTGACTTCGACCCGCGCGAGTTCTACCACCGCTACATCGAGGCGCTGAACGCGCACGACTTCGACCGGATGGACGAGTTCGTGCACGACGAGATCGTGATGCACAGCCGGCCGAGCTCGCGGGCAGAGCTGGTGGAGCAGCTGCACAGCATCAGCGGCCCGGTCCCCGACATGCACTGGGAGATCGACGAGATCCTGGTCAGCGGCGACTGGATCGGCGCCCGCGTGATCAACACCGGCACCCCGGTCCAGGAGTGGCTCGGGGTCGCGCCGACCGGCAAGGGGTTCGAGATCGCCGAGTACGGCATCTACACGGTCCGCGACGGACGGTTCTCGACCATGTCGGCGCTGCACGACGAGGAGACGCTGCGCAAGCAGCTCGTCGGCTGA
- a CDS encoding Gfo/Idh/MocA family protein: MTNDLIRVGIIGADARASWAGAAHVPALAAQPGMVLAAVATRREESAREAARVFGVDRWFADPYALIRDPDIDLVTVAVKVPAHRELVLAALAAGKAVYSESPLGATVEEAEEMAAAAGSLHTAIGLQGRHNPAVRRAAEIVAQGRIGRPLSARVTATTFGNGPESVSAYEYFDKAASGAGFLNIAVGHVLDVVEAVLGDITEIDARTELIWPEVVLADTGATTAREVPDHVDAVVATTSGAPVSVQVLAGVPVPDAHFVLEVRGADGWLRLTGDHPAGVQVGDLTLTSSVAFDAPDRPVATGTGPAAAEVWAGAAINVGEVYASLARDLADSTRYTPGFDRAVHNSRLVARLEQAARTGVRQ; this comes from the coding sequence ATGACGAACGACCTCATCCGCGTCGGCATCATCGGCGCCGACGCCCGGGCGAGCTGGGCCGGTGCGGCCCACGTGCCTGCGCTGGCCGCGCAGCCCGGGATGGTGCTGGCGGCCGTCGCCACCCGGCGGGAGGAGAGCGCGCGGGAGGCGGCCCGGGTGTTCGGCGTCGACCGCTGGTTCGCCGACCCCTACGCGCTGATCCGCGACCCGGACATCGACCTGGTCACGGTGGCCGTCAAGGTCCCGGCGCACCGCGAGCTCGTGCTCGCCGCCCTCGCCGCGGGCAAGGCCGTCTACTCGGAGTCGCCGCTCGGGGCCACGGTCGAGGAGGCCGAGGAGATGGCGGCCGCCGCCGGCTCCCTGCACACGGCGATCGGGCTGCAGGGCCGGCACAACCCCGCGGTGCGTCGCGCGGCGGAGATCGTCGCCCAGGGCCGGATCGGCCGGCCGCTGTCGGCGCGGGTGACCGCCACGACGTTCGGCAACGGGCCCGAGTCGGTCAGCGCCTACGAGTACTTCGACAAGGCGGCCTCCGGGGCCGGCTTCCTGAACATCGCCGTCGGCCACGTGCTGGACGTGGTCGAGGCCGTGCTGGGCGACATCACGGAGATCGACGCGCGCACCGAGCTGATCTGGCCCGAGGTGGTGCTCGCGGACACCGGCGCGACCACCGCCCGTGAGGTCCCCGACCACGTCGACGCCGTGGTCGCCACCACGTCCGGCGCGCCGGTGAGCGTCCAGGTGCTGGCCGGCGTCCCGGTGCCGGACGCGCACTTCGTCCTGGAGGTCCGCGGGGCGGACGGCTGGCTCCGGCTGACCGGCGACCACCCGGCGGGCGTCCAGGTCGGCGACCTGACCCTGACCTCCAGCGTCGCCTTCGACGCCCCCGACCGCCCGGTCGCCACCGGCACCGGCCCGGCCGCCGCCGAGGTCTGGGCCGGTGCCGCGATCAACGTCGGCGAGGTCTACGCGAGCCTCGCGCGCGACCTCGCCGACAGCACCCGGTACACCCCCGGGTTCGACCGCGCCGTGCACAACAGCCGCCTCGTGGCCCGGCTGGAGCAGGCGGCCCGCACGGGCGTCCGGCAGTAA
- a CDS encoding CPBP family intramembrane glutamic endopeptidase: MTRNRPRHPRPVPAGVPYHRVLAGEKRRIGRGILAIALLNLGLAAFTALFAQLSALVDGLLGRDSIVTGGTELTPAAMAATFGAVALLIPWSMLLQRWLYGVRGASLHSVVSAFRPAALGRAVLVLVPVWVVYVTAFTALQPYQQTSRTPLDLMLMFAIVLLVVPLQSAGEEYGFRGLVFRVAASWGRGPRTALVLGTLTSAVLFATIHLSTDLWLNLYYVALGVSWSLITWRTGGIETAVVLHASSNVFAFLLAIVLQSDLSTDRASGAGSVIYLIPIALNAAVAAVVWYRTRHSGPAVTPEDVTADDAGTRAVPVPAA; encoded by the coding sequence ATGACTCGAAACCGCCCACGTCACCCCCGTCCGGTCCCCGCCGGCGTCCCCTACCACCGGGTGCTCGCCGGGGAGAAGCGCCGCATCGGCCGCGGCATCCTCGCCATCGCGCTGCTGAACCTGGGGCTGGCCGCCTTCACCGCGCTGTTCGCGCAGCTCAGCGCGCTGGTCGACGGCCTGCTCGGCCGGGACAGCATCGTCACGGGCGGTACGGAGCTCACCCCGGCCGCCATGGCGGCCACGTTCGGCGCCGTCGCGCTGCTGATCCCGTGGAGCATGCTGCTGCAGCGCTGGCTGTACGGCGTGCGGGGCGCCTCGCTGCACTCCGTGGTCTCCGCCTTCCGGCCCGCCGCCCTCGGCCGGGCGGTCCTGGTCCTGGTGCCGGTCTGGGTGGTCTACGTGACGGCGTTCACCGCGCTCCAGCCCTACCAGCAGACCAGCCGGACGCCGCTCGACCTCATGCTCATGTTCGCGATCGTGCTCCTGGTCGTGCCGCTGCAGAGCGCCGGCGAGGAGTACGGCTTCCGCGGCCTGGTCTTCCGCGTCGCCGCGAGCTGGGGTCGTGGCCCGCGGACCGCGCTCGTGCTCGGCACGCTCACCTCGGCGGTGCTGTTCGCGACGATCCACCTGTCCACCGACCTCTGGCTCAACCTCTACTACGTGGCCCTCGGCGTCTCGTGGTCGCTGATCACGTGGCGCACGGGCGGCATCGAGACCGCCGTCGTGCTGCACGCCTCCAGCAACGTCTTCGCCTTCCTCCTGGCGATCGTGCTGCAGTCGGACCTCTCGACGGACCGCGCGTCCGGTGCCGGGTCGGTCATCTACCTGATCCCGATCGCGCTCAACGCGGCCGTCGCCGCGGTGGTCTGGTACCGCACGCGCCACAGCGGGCCGGCGGTGACGCCCGAGGACGTCACCGCCGACGACGCGGGGACCCGGGCGGTGCCGGTGCCGGCCGCCTGA